Below is a genomic region from Delftia tsuruhatensis.
GCTGTACTTCTTCGAATCAGCCCTGACCCCCAATACCTTCTGGGTTGATCTCAAGGTCCTGGACTTCAGCAAGGAATCAGGCAAGGTGCTCAAGCTGGACCTTGGCCCGGACCAGAACCACACCTTCTCGGGAGATGCCACGCGCCAGTTCCAGCCCTCCGCGCCCTTCAGGTTCCTCGGGATTGGATGAGCACATGACCACCAGCCCGGCCTCGGCCAAGTCGATGACAATCTATGTCAATTCATCCATAGCCCAAGGCTAAGGTAGGCCGATAATTCCAGCATTCGTGTGAAATGTGAGCAGGGGCGCCTTGATGGCCGCCCCATGTTGCTGGAGGATCGGTAGATGAGCGCCCCCGAAATCGAGGCCATAGATGAGCGGCTGAGGAAGCTGCGGGCCGATGAGGCGCTGGCGACGGAGCAACTGCGGGAAGTGCTCGCACGCAGGGAACAGCTTGAGCATCGCCGGGCCATGATCCAGGGAGCCATACAGGTTCTCGAGGAGATGCGCCGGGAGCTTGCGCAATGAATGGGCGCAATTCCTCTGCCGCCCAGGCCCCGTCCTCCAACCAGCCGCAGCCAGGCTCCGCGGACTGGCTGACAAGAATTGCAGCGCTGGACTCCGTGGAAGCACCGTGCATCCGCCAGCACTCGCGCGCTCGCACGAAATGGCATGCAGCAGTCACCATTGCCGCGACCGTCATATTGATCACGCTGCTGGCCACCTCGCTCGCGGTTGCAGCGCAATTGCTGTGGGCGGCATAGCAACGGAACCAGGTCGTCAGCACTGTGCGCTCAGCCACAGCCGACTTCCCCCATCCTCACAGATACGCCACCTTTGCTCCTGGACACGGCACCGACGCACTGGCGAAGCAGACCTCGTGCGACACCTCAGCGAGGCTCCGGCTGACCCACGCCTGCACGGCCGCCCGGCCCAATGCCATCAGGAACAGCAACGCAAAGGAACATCATGCGCAGTCCCAAGAAAGGCCGCGAGCCGATCAGGCTCTCGGACCTTGCCCCTGCCATCGTCTGCATCCAGTGCGAGCAGGAAAAGCCCGCCGCAGGTGCCCGCCGTTTCCACTCATGGCATGTGTGCCGCGACTGCTCGCAGAAACTGGCAGAGCTTCCGTCGGCCCCTGCTTCGATGACGCTGCCAGTACATTGACGACTGCCGCTGCCCGGCGGCCCACTGCCGGCTCGACGCCCACAGAGGCAGGCATCATTTCAGAGCTTCACCGCACGTGTCGCGATGGACAGTGGCAAGTAGCAAGCGACCGCCAGGCGCTGGGAATGATGGTGCATGACTTGCTGCCCCATGCCCCTGTGGATCGCCGTGGATGCGAATGACCCCTCGTCCTTCATGCCCTTTGACCAGGGCCACGTGGATGCGCTTCTCGCGGATCCGGCATGGCACGGCCACGCCATTGGCACCTCGCTGGTTCGGCATGGCCGTTGCCCCCTAGGAGGACCGCCGATGACAACGAGCACAATGACCGGGTCATCGTGTCCTTCGAAAAAATGGATTCATGCGCACAGGCCGCTCACCCCCTTGACGGGCAAGGGCGGCCTTGACCGCTCATCCATCTGCAGCACCTGGTAGCTCCTTCTTCGGCTTGACCCAGACGCTGCAACCAACTGGCAGGAATGCACAAATGCTGCCAGCCTGGATCAGAGCCTCATCCTTGAGCCCCCATTCGCAAAGGTCGTCGAGAATCGCTGTACACCCTCACAGCCTGTCAAAGACTCCATATTGTTGGCATGCACACCAAGACATAGCATTCAACCACCTGAAACGGTGTGGAGATGTCATGGCAGATCCCGATGAACCCCGTGAACTGCGCTCACAGAGCTGGCTATCGCTCAAGGGCGTTGATGTGCCTTCGCTGGACATGGGCCCAATCTGTGCGGTTGTCGTATTGCTGTTGACTAGCGCGGCAGCGATGACCATGCTGCTCAAGACTTGGAAAGAGCAGCCGCGGGAGCAGCTGTACAGCAGACACGCCTTTCTCGCCGTTGGCCGGCCACATCCACAGCAAGGCTCGATGGCCGGGGTACAGAAAGAGCAGCAATGGGCACCGCCGCTTAGAACGGTTTCAAGCAGTGAAACGCTTCTTGCCAGCAGATAGGCCGCTGCCAGCCTGCCGCCAAGACACAGGACGTATCCGCTCAACGCGACCCGCCAGGACGCAGGGAGGGGCTTCGTGGATGGTCTCAGCTGCGGGAAATGTATCCCGGCCGACACGCCAACTCCATCAACGAGCAGCACCTCCAACCTGCTGACCCACAAAGAAAAAGCCCGCAACTGCGGGCCTTCTTTCAGATCTCGAACGCAGTCCGGTCCTTGCCGTTGATCCAGTTCGGCGGCTTGCCGCGGCCGGTCCAGGTAGCGCCCGTGGCAGGGTCGCGGTACTTCGCAACGCCCACGCTGCCAGAGGCCTTGCGTTTGCCGGCGCCGAACAGGTCCTCCTGCGTCAGTTCGTACTGCCTGACCAACTCTCGCACCTGGGCAATCGCGGTTCCTTTTTCGACTTTCAGGACCTCAGCAATCTTGGCTTCGATCTCGGCTCTCTGCTGGAGGAGCGTCTTGTAATCAACTGTCATGGCTTTCTCATGGGTTGTATGCTAGCGATATGACATTCTATGCAGAAAATGACGTCTGTCGGATATGAACCATGACGATGGAGGGGCAGGAGGCAAGTCCAGGCCGGTTCAACGCCCTACCGCAAGCAGGGTCATGCACTTGCAGCGCATGGCCGGAGTCCGTCCAGACAACATCGACATGCGCAGAAGTCACTGCCGGCGGAGCCTGTCGTGCCGCACACCGCAAGACCACAAAGTCGATGCAGCCAGGCAAAAAAAACGCAGGCAGCATCAATTTTTCAAGATCACGGCACTCATATATTCTTTGATGTCTCGAAAATCCTTGTAAGTCCAGGCATGCGGTGGCAATTTGATGGCATTCTCCCTCAAGGTTTTCGGCATGAGATCTCCGTTGGGGCAGAGCATGATCGAAGAGACGATCACACCTGGATAATCATCCAACCTGCGCTTGAATGAGGCAGTTATGAGATCAGGGGTTGGCGGGATGCTCTTATTCGCCAGGCACTTGGCGGCTTTCATAGCCTCCCCGTGACACATCGCACATCTTGCAATAAAAATCCTCTTGCCGTTGATGTCATCTCCCGAAACCGTTCATCACAAATAGCATCAGTGGCATCGATATAAAATCAAGACACAAACACCAGGCTATTTTTTGAATTTCACAACACCTCCTGAAATTTAAAGGAAAATCATGAATTAGAACTCAAAGCATTTGAGGAGTTCAGCCATCTACCAGCTTCTTTCCATGCACCACAAGACGTTCCAGGCTGGACCCACAAGCCTTGCCAACTTCGGCTTTTGGACCGCACTCAAAGCGGGCATCAAGCTGCTATGGCAGCGATGCGCCTGTTGGGGCCGATGAGCGCTCGGATACGGCTCACGGCACAATGCAACGCATGAGACTGATTCTGCTACTGGTCATTGCCGCAACCCTGGCTTACGGTGCGGCCCATGTTTCCACCATCCGTCTGGGTGAGCGCGCCACTGGCGGCTACGACGGAAAATCAACGGCAACCCCGGAAGATGTCTTGCGGGCCGAGCAACTGGCCAGAGAGGCAGCGGAGGCAGCTACCAAGGCCAGCATTCGCGCGGCCGAACAATGAAGGCCTTCTCTTGCAGGCATCTTTCTCATCGGATCCAACCTTCTGCCGCACTCCCCCAATGAAAAATTCAGGACAGGGGCATCGCTCCTGATCACGGAGCGCGCCGGAGGTGGCTCATGTACCATTTCCCCCATAAAATCATCATTGCCGGATTTCATGCGGTCTATCACCGCCCTCACCGTTCGGTCCTTTGCGGCACCTCCGGTATTTGCACTCGATTGCGCTTCAGCGCAAAAGGACCTGGAGTATGTGGCCGGCA
It encodes:
- a CDS encoding H-NS family nucleoid-associated regulatory protein, with the protein product MTVDYKTLLQQRAEIEAKIAEVLKVEKGTAIAQVRELVRQYELTQEDLFGAGKRKASGSVGVAKYRDPATGATWTGRGKPPNWINGKDRTAFEI
- a CDS encoding cytochrome c, which produces MNGKRIFIARCAMCHGEAMKAAKCLANKSIPPTPDLITASFKRRLDDYPGVIVSSIMLCPNGDLMPKTLRENAIKLPPHAWTYKDFRDIKEYMSAVILKN